From one Nitrosopumilus sp. genomic stretch:
- a CDS encoding histidine phosphatase family protein: MGHIIFLRHGQAKNNVERILAGRTEGVPLTDVGIKQAEHTAELLKHMNVSAIYSSPIERAKHTAEIVGGHNSLDVTIDDRLIELDMGKFTGVPYDEIFTSHGNVFMKFYNGELEIAHNGVETFAEVKKRVLGIVDHVIEKHPDENIVLVTHMDPIKAMLSTIVDLSPTNLFELIIENASLNLFREKDRKFSLSGLNVMHPSRFDLRI, encoded by the coding sequence TTGGGACATATTATTTTCCTAAGACACGGTCAGGCAAAAAATAACGTTGAGAGAATTCTAGCAGGAAGAACAGAAGGCGTTCCATTAACTGATGTTGGAATTAAACAAGCAGAACATACTGCAGAACTACTAAAACACATGAATGTTTCAGCAATTTACTCGAGTCCAATTGAGAGAGCAAAACATACTGCAGAAATTGTTGGAGGACACAATTCTCTTGATGTAACAATTGATGATAGATTGATTGAGCTTGATATGGGAAAATTCACTGGCGTTCCATATGATGAAATTTTTACCAGTCATGGCAATGTCTTTATGAAATTTTACAATGGTGAACTAGAAATTGCTCACAACGGTGTGGAAACTTTTGCCGAAGTCAAAAAAAGAGTTTTAGGAATAGTTGATCATGTCATTGAAAAACATCCGGATGAAAATATAGTTCTTGTAACTCATATGGATCCAATCAAAGCAATGCTGTCTACTATAGTTGATTTGTCTCCTACCAATTTATTTGAGCTAATTATAGAGAATGCATCTCTTAATCTCTTTAGAGAAAAAGATCGAAAGTTTTCACTTTCAGGACTTAATGTAATGCATCCATCAAGATTCGATCTTAGAATATAA
- a CDS encoding pyridoxamine 5'-phosphate oxidase family protein: protein MSKRDEFLKSQKILRLSTIGKKTPHIVPVWYRYSGKKFYIGTNTKTEKARNVKRNKHVAFCVDVGIKSPDIYGIMGQGEASLILEKTKVKLIAKKILLRYFDDMENKSAKELLDDTDCIIEIVPRKISVWSY, encoded by the coding sequence ATGAGCAAAAGAGATGAATTTCTAAAATCTCAGAAAATATTACGACTGTCAACTATTGGCAAAAAAACTCCTCATATCGTTCCCGTCTGGTACAGGTACAGTGGAAAAAAATTCTACATTGGAACAAACACTAAAACTGAAAAAGCAAGGAATGTAAAAAGAAACAAGCACGTTGCATTTTGTGTGGATGTGGGAATAAAGTCACCTGACATTTATGGTATTATGGGACAGGGAGAAGCTAGTCTGATTTTGGAAAAGACCAAGGTGAAATTAATTGCAAAGAAAATTCTCTTACGATACTTTGATGATATGGAAAATAAATCTGCAAAAGAATTGCTAGATGATACTGATTGTATCATAGAAATAGTTCCAAGAAAAATTTCAGTTTGGAGTTACTGA
- a CDS encoding heme transporter CcmC encodes MKKLVGLFLVLAVIVVIPAIESAFAAGDEPGEYLDRRAIIWNLFFRMMTIAFVVGAVVSGTIIWQVWRFRESHPKAKPTPYEGTDW; translated from the coding sequence ATGAAGAAATTGGTCGGATTATTCTTGGTATTGGCAGTTATAGTGGTTATTCCAGCTATAGAGTCAGCGTTTGCTGCAGGTGATGAGCCTGGAGAATATCTTGATCGTAGAGCAATTATTTGGAATTTATTTTTTAGAATGATGACTATCGCATTTGTTGTTGGCGCCGTTGTATCCGGTACTATAATTTGGCAAGTTTGGAGATTCAGGGAATCTCATCCAAAAGCAAAACCAACTCCATATGAGGGGACGGACTGGTAG
- a CDS encoding SDR family oxidoreductase: MTSAIVLGGSRGIGKAIAESLKSIDIDVFAASKNDIDTSNLDSVRKFLDSHGTTDILVLNTGGPAPKPFHTITEDDWKLYHNQLFLGFCTILQNIKINDNGYIFLISSSVIKEPNMKLIISSAYRAAFSEVFKVLSKEYAQRNISCVNIAPGPINTDRTRELIENIEEYKKSLPMRRLGEPEEIGNFVKSIIENKIKYLSGVTINFDGANSNYIY; this comes from the coding sequence ATGACCAGTGCGATTGTTCTTGGCGGCTCCAGGGGAATAGGAAAGGCAATTGCCGAATCACTAAAATCAATAGATATTGACGTGTTTGCAGCCTCTAAAAACGACATAGATACATCAAATTTGGATAGCGTTAGGAAATTTTTAGACAGTCATGGTACAACGGACATTCTGGTATTGAACACTGGCGGTCCCGCACCAAAACCGTTCCACACCATTACAGAAGATGACTGGAAATTATATCACAATCAGTTGTTTTTGGGATTTTGTACTATTCTACAAAATATTAAGATTAATGATAATGGATATATCTTTTTGATCAGTTCAAGTGTAATCAAGGAACCTAACATGAAATTGATAATCTCTTCGGCTTATCGTGCTGCATTCAGCGAGGTTTTCAAAGTATTAAGCAAAGAATACGCTCAAAGAAACATCAGTTGTGTAAATATTGCTCCAGGGCCAATTAATACGGATAGAACTCGAGAGTTAATTGAAAATATAGAGGAATACAAAAAATCATTACCCATGAGAAGACTAGGAGAGCCTGAAGAGATTGGAAATTTTGTCAAATCAATTATTGAAAACAAGATAAAGTATCTGTCAGGTGTAACAATTAATTTTGATGGTGCAAATTCAAACTATATTTACTAG
- a CDS encoding cupredoxin domain-containing protein: MGGHSNWPEWIYIGVVVALMVWVGAEAWEAERLVEHVPADAEVIKVTGQQWFWSFEHEDGTKEIGELHVEKGKAYKFEIESKDVNHSFNIHDYVVLMDAIPGRVNTVWFAPTDVGEHDIQCREYCGLIHYNMRGKLIVEEPSS, translated from the coding sequence TTGGGCGGACACTCTAACTGGCCTGAATGGATCTACATTGGAGTCGTAGTTGCACTAATGGTTTGGGTAGGAGCAGAAGCCTGGGAGGCTGAAAGACTGGTAGAGCATGTTCCTGCCGATGCAGAAGTTATCAAAGTTACTGGACAACAATGGTTCTGGTCTTTTGAACATGAAGACGGCACAAAAGAAATTGGTGAGTTACATGTTGAAAAAGGCAAAGCCTACAAATTTGAAATAGAATCCAAAGATGTCAATCATTCTTTTAACATTCATGATTATGTTGTTTTGATGGATGCAATTCCTGGTAGAGTTAACACGGTATGGTTTGCACCAACTGATGTAGGAGAACATGACATTCAATGCAGGGAATATTGTGGATTGATTCACTATAACATGAGAGGTAAGTTAATTGTGGAGGAGCCTTCATCTTGA
- a CDS encoding aminotransferase class I/II-fold pyridoxal phosphate-dependent enzyme, whose amino-acid sequence MKVSKKVVGVEYAIRDIVVAARKVQQKGMNVDYLNIGDPVQFGFQPPDNVKQALIDAINRGENYYSTSEGLLELREEIAKKENAKGLSISADEILITNGVSEGLDMVISSIVEEGDEVLLPGPYYPPYASYVRLHGGVPIEFAVDLENSTPDIEDIKSKITSKTVAICLISPNNPTGVVFNEKSLKELVNIANQNNLYIICDEIYDQIIFDDEFVGIGKVAGDSPVIVLNGFSKVHLMSGWRIGYIAFNQSSQLDNLREHLPKLARVRIATSLPVQHAALESLRGPQNYISEFVSEIKKRRDLVVKRLNEMPGLSCPNPKGAFYAFPKIEDNRFGTDKEFVTKLLETKGVLTVHGSGFGEQYGSGHFRLVYLPSLAILDSAMNKIQDFVSQ is encoded by the coding sequence TTGAAGGTATCAAAAAAAGTTGTAGGAGTGGAATATGCAATTAGAGACATTGTAGTTGCTGCACGCAAAGTACAACAAAAAGGAATGAATGTTGATTATCTGAACATTGGTGATCCTGTGCAGTTTGGCTTTCAGCCACCTGACAATGTAAAACAAGCTCTAATTGACGCAATTAACAGAGGTGAAAATTATTATTCAACATCTGAAGGTCTCTTGGAACTAAGAGAAGAGATAGCAAAAAAAGAAAATGCCAAAGGACTATCCATATCCGCTGATGAAATTCTAATCACTAACGGTGTCTCTGAAGGACTGGACATGGTGATATCATCAATTGTCGAAGAAGGTGACGAAGTGCTGTTACCTGGACCGTATTATCCTCCATATGCATCCTATGTGAGATTGCATGGCGGAGTTCCAATAGAGTTTGCAGTAGACTTGGAAAACTCTACCCCTGACATTGAAGATATCAAATCCAAAATTACCTCAAAGACAGTAGCTATTTGTTTAATCAGTCCAAACAATCCGACAGGTGTGGTATTCAACGAAAAATCCCTCAAAGAACTAGTAAACATTGCAAACCAAAACAATCTCTATATCATCTGCGACGAAATTTATGATCAAATAATTTTTGATGATGAATTTGTTGGAATTGGCAAAGTAGCAGGAGACTCACCTGTAATTGTTCTTAATGGTTTCTCCAAAGTACATCTAATGTCTGGATGGAGAATTGGATACATTGCATTTAACCAATCATCTCAACTGGATAATCTTCGAGAGCATTTGCCAAAATTAGCCAGAGTAAGAATTGCAACCAGCCTTCCAGTGCAACATGCAGCTTTGGAATCGCTTCGCGGTCCTCAAAATTACATTAGCGAGTTTGTATCTGAAATCAAAAAAAGAAGAGACTTGGTAGTAAAGCGCCTAAATGAAATGCCAGGACTTTCTTGTCCCAATCCCAAGGGTGCATTTTATGCATTTCCAAAAATTGAAGACAACAGATTTGGAACTGACAAAGAATTTGTAACAAAGTTACTTGAAACTAAAGGTGTGCTAACAGTCCACGGTTCAGGATTTGGAGAACAATATGGCAGTGGACATTTCAGACTGGTATATCTTCCAAGTCTTGCGATTCTGGATTCTGCAATGAACAAAATTCAAGACTTTGTTAGTCAGTAA
- a CDS encoding PqqD family peptide modification chaperone, with product MSTVSPQAIEESLKQCMDPEVPLNIVEMGLIYGIDVAENNDVNIKMTMTTQGCPLHETLVQDATRYAKKVPGVNNVKIDIVWEPAWSMDKMTDEGKMKLKNMGAAMNTPAPINYETALPQGVGKLVQQEDGSMVLANEHDQGFMVNQAIVDFWKSCNGQRKVTELVEVFAQQTGLQRNQVEKEVMQLLQQLREGGLIAIAGQPDAPNVEFKK from the coding sequence ATGAGCACCGTTTCTCCACAAGCCATTGAAGAGTCTCTAAAACAATGCATGGATCCAGAAGTTCCTCTCAATATAGTAGAGATGGGATTAATCTATGGAATTGATGTTGCAGAGAATAATGACGTCAACATAAAAATGACAATGACCACTCAGGGTTGTCCTTTACATGAGACTCTAGTTCAGGATGCAACAAGATACGCAAAAAAAGTTCCTGGAGTGAACAATGTCAAAATTGACATCGTATGGGAGCCTGCATGGTCAATGGATAAAATGACTGATGAGGGAAAAATGAAATTAAAAAACATGGGCGCTGCAATGAATACTCCTGCACCAATTAATTATGAAACTGCATTGCCTCAAGGAGTTGGAAAACTAGTACAACAAGAAGACGGCTCCATGGTGTTGGCCAACGAGCATGATCAGGGATTCATGGTGAATCAGGCAATAGTTGACTTTTGGAAATCATGTAATGGACAACGCAAAGTCACAGAACTAGTTGAGGTGTTTGCACAGCAGACAGGACTGCAGAGAAACCAGGTAGAAAAAGAAGTCATGCAGTTATTGCAACAATTACGAGAAGGCGGATTGATTGCAATTGCAGGACAACCAGACGCACCAAATGTTGAATTTAAAAAATAA
- the npdG gene encoding NADPH-dependent F420 reductase: MKVGIIGGTGGMGKGFALRWSQNHDVIVGSRDAARAAESAIEYTNLAKEAFGEIKGSISGGDNVTVAKESDVLILSIPYENIDSVCSRILPEIKDSCVVVSPIVPMTKTDVGFECVSIKENKPFSYKLVLNHMKDKSKLVSAFHVISEKKLINPTLELDYDIFVCGDDDESVKVVNTLIDEIKGLRSIYLGPIELSYLAEMSTPLLLNAMIRNKIKNPGIKII, translated from the coding sequence ATGAAGGTGGGAATTATTGGCGGTACTGGTGGCATGGGCAAAGGTTTTGCTCTGAGATGGTCACAAAATCATGATGTCATAGTTGGCTCTAGAGATGCTGCACGAGCGGCAGAATCAGCAATTGAATATACAAATCTTGCAAAAGAAGCATTTGGCGAAATTAAGGGATCAATTTCTGGAGGTGACAATGTCACTGTTGCAAAAGAAAGTGATGTTTTGATTTTATCAATTCCATATGAGAATATTGATTCAGTGTGTTCTAGGATTTTACCTGAAATAAAAGACAGTTGTGTTGTGGTATCTCCAATTGTTCCAATGACAAAGACTGATGTTGGATTTGAGTGTGTTTCAATTAAGGAGAATAAGCCATTTTCATACAAACTTGTGTTAAATCATATGAAAGACAAATCAAAACTAGTTTCTGCATTTCATGTCATATCTGAGAAGAAACTAATCAATCCCACACTGGAACTAGATTACGATATATTTGTCTGCGGAGATGATGATGAATCAGTCAAAGTTGTCAATACTTTGATTGATGAAATCAAAGGATTGAGATCAATTTACTTGGGACCAATTGAACTATCATATCTTGCAGAAATGTCAACACCATTACTGCTTAATGCAATGATTAGAAACAAGATAAAGAATCCCGGAATCAAAATCATCTAA